One window of the Eucalyptus grandis isolate ANBG69807.140 chromosome 8, ASM1654582v1, whole genome shotgun sequence genome contains the following:
- the LOC104416100 gene encoding early nodulin-75-like: MSPRKILLLFLLMVALTTAALADHGPPHKPPHKPPHKPPAMEESTTLDETLTTLDGGKKKPPPKKKPPMEETATLDEETLTTLDGGKPPKKKPPPIKPPPKHKPPTGVEDAHKPPGGGGHKPPGGGGHRPPPLN, from the coding sequence ATGTCTCCGAGAAAGATCCTTTTGCTTTTCCTGCTTATGGTGGCGCTCACCACAGCCGCTCTTGCCGATCATGGCCCTCCGCATAAGCCTCCCCATAAGCCGCCGCATAAGCCGCCTGCAATGGAGGAAAGCACCACCCTTGATGAAACCCTTACCACCTTGGATGGTGGCAAGAAGAAACCGCcacccaaaaagaaacctcCAATGGAAGAAACCGCCACCCTTGATGAGGAAACCCTGACCACCTTGGACGGTGGCAAGCCTCCCAAGAAGAAGCCTCCGCCGATAAAGCCACCACCAAAGCACAAGCCTCCAACGGGTGTTGAGGACGCCCACAAGCCACCTGGTGGTGGTGGCCACAAGCCACCTGGTGGTGGTGGCCATAGGCCACCACCTTTGAACTAA